The Alphaproteobacteria bacterium nucleotide sequence CCCTAAAGCTGAGTTAACTAGTAAAGGTTATGCCAAATATCTTGAATATTTTACAATAAATATAAGTAAAGCCTATCTAGCAGGGGGGTGTTTTTGGGGAGTAGAGCATTATTTTTCTGAGTTAAAACATGTGATTAAAACTAGAGTTGGTTATATGGGTGGCAAAATTAAAAACCCCACTTATGAAACAGTTAAAGAGGGAAAATCAAATCATGCAGAAGCGGTGGAGATTTCATTTATGGCAGATAAAATTTCTTATAAAGAGATCTTGAAATATTTTCTACAAATGCATGATCCAATGACTAAAAATAGGCAGGGTAATGATATAGGAAGTCAATATCGCTCAGCGATATTCTATCTGAATGAAGAGCAAAAGCGTGTAGCCTCAGCATTGATCACAGAAGCAGGTCAATCTGGAGTTTTTCCAAATAAAATAGTAACAGAGTTAGTCAAAGTGGAAGATTTTTTTGAGGCGGAAAAGTTTCATCAGCAATATCTAAAAAGAAATCCAAATGGTTATAATTGTCATTTTATTAGAGATGGGTGGAAATTTTAACTGATAAAGCTAAAGATTAAGCCAATTAGACCGCCAAAAACTCCCCCCCAAACTACCAGCCAGCCTAAATGCTGCTTGATAATATTTTGGACAATGTTTTTTACCATATCAGGTGTTAATTCTGCAAGTCTCTTATCTATAATTTGTTCTACTTTTTCTAATATAATATTTGATATATTGCTTTTCTCATCATTATGCTGAAATTCTTCGAGTAATTCTGCTGATATGTCTTTTAATTTATTGATCACTGGTTCCTTCAAAGGAGCTAGAACTTCTTTGCCACCCATCATATTTATCATACTGCCTAATGATGAGCTTAATATAGCTTCTTCTAACTCGTGAAAAATACGTTCAAAGTCAATATTATCATTTAATTTAACGGCTGTTTTATTGTTATCTTGAAAAAATCTAGCAATATTTTCTTGGTTGAAGAATTCTGTAATAATTAAATTTTTTATAGCAAGTTTAAATTCAGAAAATCTTGCTGGTATTACCCCAGAGCCGTAAAGCAAAGGAACTTTTTCAAATAGCATATAAATTGCCAATGAGTTAGTTATACTACCTGATAAAGCAAATAAACCAGTCATAAGCATATTGTAAGAAAAAAAGGGGATAATTAGGCTAACTAATATAATTGATAAAGCTGAGATATTAGTAATAATATTTTTATTCATTAGCTGTCTTAATTTAGTTTAGTTTATATATGATTTTTTGTATAAATCTTTCAAGCAAAAATGTCATTATATAATATGTAGTAAACATAAAATATACTTATATTTGATTGTTTGGCTGTATAATACTTGTCACTCTATCCTTATGCTTGTGTTAGAAATTAGAGCAGCTCTAATATGGTTTTGCAATGAAAAGTGATTTTAACTACTGACGCTTCACTTGCTAATATTATTATTTATAATTAAGAGCTTCTGTTTAAGGCTAGCTAAAGGCTAAAGTGATAATTAGCTATCTTGCTGGAGTTAGCTTAAAGCTGATGACTAACTCTTCTTTATTTTTACGAGATATTCTTATCATTAAAATTTCGTCATCTCTCGTGAAAAGTAGCCTTGCTTGCTTTGCCCAACCTAGGGCTGGTAGAGTTTTGTAATAAAAATCAATAATTGCATCTTCTTGCGCTTTACCTATAAAGCTAGCTGTTACTAAACGGTCAAAACCATTATTGTAAACACTTGAGCTATCTTCTTCTAAATGAAAATTTGCTGGCACTGGTAAATCTGTTATGCCTGGAACAAAGTTATTTTGTGCTTTTGCATAAAAGCTAAATATGAGAATGCTTAATAAAATAACTATTTTTTTTGACATTTTATACAATAAAAAGTTGATCTGCCTGCTTGTACCATCTTTTTTATTGGAGTTGCGCATATTTTACAAGGGTTATTTTCTCTTCCATACACTTTAAACTCATGTTGAAAATAACCAGATTCTCCATTTACTAAGCGGTAATCTTTAATAGTAGAGCCTCCTTTTGCAATTGCTTGAATTAATATAGATTTTATATTCTTTACTAGAGAGGTTGCATCATTGAGGCTGAGGGAGGCAGCTGGTGTTTCTGGATGAATCTTGCTAGAAAATAAGGCTTCACTAGCATAAATATTGCCAACTCCAACTA carries:
- a CDS encoding bifunctional methionine sulfoxide reductase B/A protein; the encoded protein is MAIYKYEKILDKLTKLQFEVTQNNATEPSFNNKYWDNNEEGIYVDITTGEPLFLSINKFDSFSGWPSFTKPIKESLIAQIEDNTLNTTRTEVRSSLSDAHLGHVFTDGPKEEGGLRYCINSAALDFIPKAELTSKGYAKYLEYFTINISKAYLAGGCFWGVEHYFSELKHVIKTRVGYMGGKIKNPTYETVKEGKSNHAEAVEISFMADKISYKEILKYFLQMHDPMTKNRQGNDIGSQYRSAIFYLNEEQKRVASALITEAGQSGVFPNKIVTELVKVEDFFEAEKFHQQYLKRNPNGYNCHFIRDGWKF
- a CDS encoding DUF445 domain-containing protein — translated: MNKNIITNISALSIILVSLIIPFFSYNMLMTGLFALSGSITNSLAIYMLFEKVPLLYGSGVIPARFSEFKLAIKNLIITEFFNQENIARFFQDNNKTAVKLNDNIDFERIFHELEEAILSSSLGSMINMMGGKEVLAPLKEPVINKLKDISAELLEEFQHNDEKSNISNIILEKVEQIIDKRLAELTPDMVKNIVQNIIKQHLGWLVVWGGVFGGLIGLIFSFIS